From a single Pseudoalteromonas nigrifaciens genomic region:
- a CDS encoding DUF2339 domain-containing protein: MDELIGLVGLFILAIIAGAICGFIALTQLKSLRQQVVQLTAKVNSLLQQQEQLTPLASKQAPPQAQPQPRVSTPATVSTQVKTAAISGNEAAVTKTAKTNTFPKKPSVLHTLFNKLRAGFEENWMTWIGAIALAFGGIFLAKYSLEAGLLSPVMRLSLGALFGLGLIAAAGYLHYKRIVFEGFNNYIPAALASGGFITCFALALLAYSNYAMLSSTVAFVLLAIIALSASVMAIKFGPLLAVLGIIGAYSVPIWVSSNSVNLFSLFMYVGFVSLFAAIVAHQVQRIWLWYLLWAGHVFWYLAGFVLLESSTIWLLGVYAVASIIGLVAIPRLGGRFTLIEFRPHSLKRLINVLPDHPLMLVFTAPFILMMLLHRFDAQFQIFSLITLVLMLFLVLKNSRWDLWQAVCLVIALVVLVSTQQTFDFDDALFIFKQEYGLGLILGFTLTAYGLYFGRKFPKRLAFHITGAFSFFLMIATLYALIPNSALSTAYPLWAVILLVGSAVLIKSAQHSASLYQRFTYWIAANANITLAITMLLNDSGLTIALAIQVLLISLLIKRHSIPMPHWPIKALVAALLLRLTFSPWTPSYEALTIFGLHWSIVVYPLCTVLFYVAARCFNTSKMQLWLEGAALHCLALFITTETSYQLVGHYPQFDSLSFYEQVLLVCNWLGLGCVYLYRARIVGSLAKLYRIGGFALAGLAGVFALKTLVDDNPLLSAIDIGTTPIFNWLLLLWLVPAGLTLWLARLLKTINSKAINTKVIAIVLAIAGIFTFLAINSLIRQYWQGAYIYLSKGVGNAELYSYSIIWLVLGASTVIVGHLKNQLLIQKVGLGLLAAVILKVFLIDMANLTGLLKAISFIGLGLSLVGLSWLFQKLRSRANLA; encoded by the coding sequence ATGGATGAGTTGATTGGGTTAGTAGGGCTATTTATATTAGCGATAATAGCAGGCGCTATTTGCGGGTTTATTGCACTTACACAGCTTAAAAGTTTAAGGCAACAAGTTGTGCAGTTAACAGCTAAAGTTAATAGTTTACTCCAGCAACAAGAGCAATTAACACCGCTTGCTAGTAAGCAAGCGCCACCACAAGCGCAACCACAACCACGAGTAAGCACACCAGCAACTGTTTCAACGCAGGTAAAAACTGCGGCTATAAGCGGCAATGAAGCTGCAGTTACTAAAACAGCTAAAACAAATACCTTCCCTAAAAAACCTAGCGTTTTACATACATTATTTAATAAATTACGTGCAGGATTTGAAGAAAACTGGATGACCTGGATAGGCGCGATAGCGCTTGCGTTTGGCGGTATTTTTTTAGCAAAATACAGCTTAGAAGCTGGGTTACTTTCGCCCGTTATGCGGTTGAGTTTAGGTGCACTATTTGGCCTTGGTTTAATAGCAGCTGCAGGGTATTTACATTATAAACGCATTGTATTTGAAGGGTTTAATAATTATATTCCGGCAGCCCTTGCTAGTGGCGGCTTTATTACCTGCTTTGCGTTAGCCTTACTTGCTTACAGTAACTACGCCATGCTTAGCTCCACTGTTGCATTTGTGCTATTGGCGATTATAGCTTTAAGTGCAAGCGTTATGGCAATTAAGTTTGGTCCTTTACTTGCTGTTTTGGGCATTATTGGTGCCTACAGCGTGCCTATTTGGGTTAGTAGTAATAGCGTTAATTTATTTTCTTTATTTATGTATGTTGGCTTTGTTAGTTTATTTGCCGCCATAGTGGCGCACCAAGTGCAGCGTATTTGGCTGTGGTATTTACTCTGGGCTGGGCATGTTTTTTGGTACTTAGCGGGTTTTGTTTTACTCGAAAGCAGCACCATTTGGTTACTGGGTGTTTATGCAGTCGCCAGTATTATTGGCCTCGTAGCTATCCCTCGTTTAGGGGGAAGGTTTACACTAATTGAGTTTCGCCCGCACAGCTTAAAGCGTTTAATTAATGTACTGCCCGATCACCCGTTAATGTTAGTGTTTACCGCACCGTTTATTTTGATGATGCTATTGCATAGGTTCGACGCGCAGTTTCAGATATTTAGCTTAATAACTTTAGTGCTAATGCTGTTTTTAGTATTAAAAAATAGCCGCTGGGATTTATGGCAAGCTGTGTGTTTAGTCATAGCCCTGGTCGTTTTAGTCAGTACCCAGCAAACTTTTGATTTTGATGATGCCTTGTTTATATTTAAACAAGAATATGGACTAGGTTTAATACTAGGTTTTACTTTGACTGCTTATGGCCTTTATTTTGGTCGTAAGTTTCCTAAGCGCTTGGCATTTCATATTACCGGCGCATTTAGTTTCTTTTTAATGATAGCCACGTTATACGCACTTATTCCTAATTCAGCGTTAAGTACAGCGTATCCGCTTTGGGCAGTTATATTACTTGTTGGTAGTGCTGTTTTAATAAAAAGTGCGCAGCACAGTGCTAGTTTGTATCAGCGTTTTACCTACTGGATAGCAGCAAATGCTAATATTACGCTCGCGATTACTATGCTATTAAACGACAGTGGCTTAACCATAGCGCTGGCTATTCAAGTGTTATTGATTAGCTTGCTGATCAAACGCCACAGCATACCTATGCCACATTGGCCTATTAAAGCACTGGTGGCAGCATTATTATTGCGACTAACTTTCTCACCGTGGACACCAAGTTACGAGGCTCTTACTATTTTTGGTTTGCACTGGAGTATAGTGGTGTACCCGCTGTGTACGGTGCTATTTTATGTTGCAGCAAGATGTTTTAACACATCAAAAATGCAGTTATGGCTAGAAGGTGCAGCGCTGCATTGCTTGGCATTATTTATTACCACCGAAACCAGTTATCAGCTAGTAGGGCATTATCCACAATTTGATTCATTGAGTTTTTACGAGCAAGTATTACTGGTTTGTAACTGGCTTGGGTTAGGTTGTGTGTATTTATATCGCGCGCGAATAGTAGGGAGTTTAGCAAAACTGTATCGCATTGGCGGCTTTGCATTGGCGGGCTTAGCTGGTGTGTTTGCACTAAAAACCTTAGTTGACGACAATCCGTTATTGAGTGCAATAGATATTGGTACAACGCCAATATTTAACTGGTTATTGTTATTATGGTTAGTACCTGCAGGGTTAACTTTGTGGTTAGCAAGGTTACTTAAAACTATAAATAGCAAAGCTATAAATACTAAGGTAATTGCAATAGTTCTCGCAATTGCGGGAATATTTACCTTCTTGGCAATTAACAGTTTAATTCGTCAATATTGGCAAGGGGCGTATATTTACTTATCTAAGGGGGTAGGTAACGCTGAGCTTTACAGCTATTCTATTATTTGGCTAGTACTGGGAGCAAGTACGGTTATTGTGGGCCATCTTAAAAATCAGCTACTAATACAAAAAGTAGGTTTAGGCTTATTGGCCGCGGTTATTTTAAAAGTATTTTTAATCGATATGGCAAACTTAACAGGTTTACTAAAAGCGATATCGTTTATTGGATTAGGGTTATCTTTAGTCGGGCTTAGCTGGTTGTTTCAAAAGCTGAGAAGCCGCGCTAACCTTGCTTAA
- a CDS encoding sodium:solute symporter family protein, with amino-acid sequence MDVQTLTFLIVGLSFALYIGIAIWARAGSTKEFYVAGGGVPPLANGMATAADWMSAASFISMAGIISFAGYDGGVYLMGWTGGYVLLAMCLAPYLRKFGKFTVPDFIGDRYYSRTARLVAIFCAIFICFTYIAGQMRGVGVVFSRFLEVEIETGVYIGMVIVFFYAVLGGMKGITYTQVAQYCVLVFAYLVPAIFISMMMTGHFLPQTGFGATLIGGEGAYVLDKLDGISSQLGFSQYTEGSKSMIDVFAITGALMVGTAGLPHVIVRFFTVPRVKDTRISAAWTLVFIAIVYTTAPAVAAFARVNMVDTINGKDGSGTEYAQAPTWIKNWERTGLITFNDKNGDGKMFYTSGSIDDPNSANEVDVDRDIMVLANPEIANLPAWVIALVAAGGIAAALSTTAGLLLVISTSVSHDLLKRTLKPNISDKQELLAARLAAMVAIVISAYFGINPPGFVASVVAFAFGLAAASFFPAIIMGIFSKAMNREGAIAGMVTGISFTAGYIIYFKFVSPELNSAEHWFLGISPEGIGLVGMIINFAVAAIVLKFTKPTPLEIQQLVEGIRNPKGSSEAHDH; translated from the coding sequence ATGGATGTTCAAACACTCACGTTTTTAATTGTTGGTTTAAGCTTCGCGCTTTATATCGGCATTGCAATTTGGGCCCGAGCGGGTTCAACTAAAGAGTTTTATGTAGCGGGCGGCGGCGTACCTCCTTTAGCTAATGGTATGGCAACCGCTGCCGATTGGATGAGCGCGGCGTCGTTTATTTCAATGGCGGGTATTATTTCGTTTGCGGGTTACGACGGCGGCGTTTACTTAATGGGGTGGACAGGTGGTTATGTATTACTTGCCATGTGTTTAGCGCCTTACTTACGTAAATTCGGCAAGTTTACTGTGCCAGACTTTATTGGCGACCGTTACTACTCACGTACCGCACGTTTAGTTGCTATTTTTTGTGCCATATTCATTTGTTTTACCTACATTGCAGGGCAAATGCGTGGTGTAGGCGTGGTTTTTTCTCGCTTTTTAGAAGTAGAAATTGAAACCGGTGTATACATAGGTATGGTTATTGTATTCTTTTATGCTGTTTTAGGTGGTATGAAAGGTATTACTTATACGCAGGTTGCACAGTATTGTGTGCTGGTATTTGCTTACTTAGTACCGGCCATTTTTATCTCTATGATGATGACAGGTCACTTCCTGCCACAAACTGGTTTTGGTGCCACACTGATTGGCGGAGAAGGTGCTTATGTGCTTGATAAGCTAGATGGCATAAGTTCGCAATTGGGCTTTTCTCAGTATACCGAAGGCTCTAAGAGTATGATTGATGTATTTGCTATTACCGGTGCATTAATGGTGGGTACTGCAGGTTTACCACATGTAATTGTTCGCTTTTTCACTGTACCTCGCGTTAAAGATACGCGTATATCAGCGGCATGGACCTTAGTGTTTATTGCTATTGTTTATACTACAGCACCAGCAGTTGCTGCATTTGCTCGCGTAAACATGGTTGATACTATTAACGGTAAAGATGGTAGCGGTACAGAGTATGCACAAGCACCAACGTGGATCAAAAACTGGGAACGTACCGGCTTAATTACCTTTAATGATAAAAATGGTGATGGCAAAATGTTTTACACTTCAGGCAGCATTGACGATCCAAACAGTGCTAATGAAGTAGATGTTGACCGCGATATTATGGTACTTGCTAATCCTGAAATTGCTAACTTACCAGCATGGGTTATTGCCCTAGTTGCTGCCGGTGGTATTGCAGCAGCATTATCAACAACCGCAGGTTTACTGTTAGTTATTTCTACCTCCGTATCGCACGATTTACTCAAGCGAACCCTTAAGCCCAATATTAGCGATAAGCAAGAGTTACTCGCAGCGAGGTTAGCTGCCATGGTCGCTATTGTTATATCCGCCTACTTTGGGATTAACCCGCCAGGGTTTGTGGCATCGGTGGTCGCATTTGCCTTCGGCTTAGCGGCAGCGAGTTTCTTCCCAGCTATTATTATGGGTATATTCTCTAAAGCAATGAACAGAGAAGGCGCAATTGCTGGCATGGTAACGGGTATTAGTTTTACCGCCGGTTATATTATTTACTTTAAGTTTGTTAGCCCAGAGCTTAATAGTGCCGAGCATTGGTTTTTAGGTATTTCGCCTGAAGGTATTGGCTTAGTAGGTATGATAATTAACTTTGCAGTTGCTGCAATAGTACTTAAATTTACTAAACCGACACCACTGGAAATTCAGCAGTTGGTTGAAGGTATTCGTAATCCTAAAGGATCTAGTGAAGCTCACGATCACTAA
- a CDS encoding DUF4212 domain-containing protein has protein sequence MAFKDEEQAKAYWAENISLLFKLLAVWFVVSFGFGILLVDVLNEVRFFGFKLGFWFSQQGSIYTFVALIFVYVVKMNTLDKKYGVDE, from the coding sequence ATGGCTTTTAAAGATGAAGAACAAGCAAAAGCTTATTGGGCGGAAAATATTTCACTGTTATTTAAATTATTAGCAGTGTGGTTTGTCGTGTCATTTGGTTTTGGCATATTACTGGTTGATGTACTTAATGAAGTACGTTTTTTTGGGTTTAAACTTGGCTTCTGGTTCTCCCAGCAAGGTTCAATTTATACCTTTGTGGCTTTGATTTTTGTGTACGTAGTCAAAATGAATACGTTAGATAAAAAATATGGCGTAGACGAATAG
- a CDS encoding YqaA family protein: MAIQKKLKQKTRNFIESKHMLSGITVASFLESTIVPIPLEAVLVPLMQARREKLWLIALMATLGCIVGALFGYALGYYLFDAVGDWVINSFSSPEQFENVKQQMHNQGFWFVITLGIVPIPFQIAMLAAGATKYSLGLFLLASAISRAIRYFALAVVVYYAGNKAEQLISKHKTKAMITLTVFVIGIWWLTTVI; the protein is encoded by the coding sequence ATGGCGATTCAAAAAAAGCTTAAACAAAAAACACGTAATTTTATTGAATCTAAACATATGCTCAGTGGCATTACCGTGGCGTCGTTTTTAGAGTCGACCATAGTACCTATTCCGCTTGAAGCTGTTTTAGTACCCTTAATGCAAGCGCGTCGTGAAAAATTATGGCTTATTGCTTTAATGGCCACTTTGGGATGTATTGTGGGGGCGTTATTTGGTTATGCGCTGGGTTATTACTTATTTGATGCAGTTGGCGATTGGGTTATTAATAGTTTCTCAAGCCCCGAGCAGTTTGAAAATGTTAAACAACAAATGCACAATCAAGGCTTCTGGTTTGTAATAACGCTAGGCATAGTGCCTATTCCATTTCAAATAGCCATGCTGGCAGCGGGGGCGACTAAATATTCCCTCGGGTTATTTTTATTAGCCAGCGCAATTTCGCGTGCTATACGATATTTTGCTTTAGCGGTAGTTGTGTATTACGCCGGTAATAAAGCCGAGCAACTTATTAGTAAACATAAAACTAAAGCCATGATTACTTTAACTGTTTTTGTAATCGGTATATGGTGGTTAACGACGGTAATTTAA
- a CDS encoding putative nucleotidyltransferase substrate binding domain-containing protein, with protein sequence MSAEQQDITQFVTMQAPFSMLEASACSYFVKHLDIAYLNRENQAQWLQSEHPKLFLIRSGLYDLVDSKGDIVTRLAQGDYFGFPSLLTGEAMQNRLEVQKEGIVYMLPQEPFDYLRREYKPFEQYFVRAHANRLLSSHYKSKTESWSERKISELMTRKAITLTPDSSIRHAAKQMQEYGVSSIMITQDAHLVGVVTDRDLRNRVLADEVDPQQSVSSIMTAKPKFIFENNRVFSALHLMLKHNIHHIPVLDENHKPLGMITSTDLLRQQKSDPVQLIGRIYKARAIVDLKRYAKEIPELLRGFSYNIDDISLIGKLLSGLTDALTSRLIYLYQQEHGVAPSSFSFICFGSQAREEQTLHSDQDNGLLLPDGLNDDELAYFKGMGEYVCENLVECGIRRCPGNIMASSELCRMSISDWRERFFKWISSPTPQAMLNCKIFFDLRFIEGSHTLYSKFYEQLTHMSRNELFYAAMANDIDSNSVPIGLFNNFKTEKTEKNYKYIDLKKRGVVIINDIVRLYALRAGIRRANTQERLDALLKHTLLSKEDIYNLKDCWRFLTQLRLSTQINQEGLPSNCINPDQLNSLERHQLKEAFYLVKQAQQAAVFKFARGSL encoded by the coding sequence ATGAGTGCAGAGCAGCAAGATATAACCCAATTTGTAACTATGCAGGCCCCGTTTAGCATGCTTGAGGCGAGTGCTTGCAGTTATTTTGTAAAGCACCTTGATATTGCTTACCTCAACCGTGAAAACCAAGCACAATGGCTGCAAAGTGAGCATCCTAAGTTATTTTTAATTCGCTCAGGCTTATACGATTTAGTGGATAGTAAAGGCGATATAGTTACGCGTTTAGCACAAGGTGATTATTTTGGTTTTCCATCGTTATTAACCGGTGAGGCGATGCAAAACAGGTTGGAAGTACAAAAAGAGGGCATAGTGTATATGCTGCCTCAGGAGCCGTTTGATTATTTGCGCCGTGAATATAAACCGTTTGAGCAATATTTTGTTCGCGCTCATGCAAACCGCTTACTCTCATCACATTATAAAAGTAAAACTGAAAGCTGGTCGGAGAGAAAAATATCGGAATTAATGACCCGAAAAGCCATTACTTTAACGCCAGATTCGAGTATTCGCCACGCGGCAAAACAAATGCAAGAGTATGGTGTGTCATCTATTATGATCACCCAAGATGCGCACTTAGTTGGGGTAGTAACCGACCGCGACTTACGTAATCGGGTACTGGCAGATGAAGTTGATCCACAGCAAAGCGTAAGCAGCATAATGACAGCAAAACCCAAGTTTATTTTTGAAAATAACCGGGTTTTTTCAGCGCTGCACCTAATGCTTAAACATAATATTCATCATATTCCAGTACTTGACGAAAACCACAAACCTTTGGGAATGATCACCAGTACCGATTTATTACGCCAGCAAAAAAGCGACCCGGTACAACTTATAGGTCGTATTTATAAAGCGCGCGCTATTGTCGATTTAAAACGCTACGCCAAAGAGATCCCAGAGTTGCTACGCGGCTTTTCGTACAATATTGACGACATATCGCTAATTGGCAAATTACTCAGTGGCCTAACCGATGCACTCACCTCGCGGCTAATTTATTTGTATCAACAAGAACATGGAGTAGCACCAAGTAGTTTTAGTTTTATTTGTTTTGGCTCCCAAGCCCGTGAAGAACAAACTCTACATTCAGATCAAGATAATGGCTTATTATTACCCGATGGTTTAAATGACGATGAGTTAGCCTACTTTAAAGGCATGGGGGAATATGTTTGCGAAAACTTAGTAGAGTGCGGCATTAGACGTTGCCCTGGCAATATAATGGCCAGTAGCGAGTTGTGCCGAATGAGTATTAGTGACTGGCGCGAGCGCTTTTTTAAATGGATAAGCAGCCCAACCCCTCAAGCCATGCTCAACTGTAAAATATTTTTTGATTTACGCTTTATCGAAGGCTCACACACACTTTATAGTAAGTTTTATGAGCAACTTACGCACATGTCACGCAACGAATTATTTTACGCCGCCATGGCCAACGACATTGACTCAAACAGCGTGCCTATAGGCTTGTTTAATAATTTTAAAACCGAAAAAACAGAAAAAAACTATAAATATATCGACTTAAAAAAACGTGGCGTAGTAATAATTAACGACATAGTGCGTTTATATGCATTAAGAGCGGGGATTCGCCGTGCCAATACCCAAGAGCGTTTAGACGCATTGTTAAAACACACTTTACTCAGCAAAGAAGATATTTATAACCTAAAAGATTGCTGGCGTTTTTTAACCCAGCTGCGATTAAGCACGCAAATAAATCAAGAAGGGCTGCCCAGTAATTGTATTAACCCCGACCAATTAAACTCTTTAGAGCGCCACCAACTAAAAGAAGCATTTTATCTGGTAAAACAAGCGCAGCAAGCCGCTGTGTTTAAATTTGCCCGTGGTAGCTTATAG
- a CDS encoding PAS domain-containing hybrid sensor histidine kinase/response regulator has protein sequence MTAVLIFVALSYIGVLFWLASWGDKTTPLAKRISHHPFVYAFSLGIYCTSWTYYGSVGTAATSSWSFLPILLGPALLFFFGQGFLRKLVLVSKKQNITTIADFISARYGKRQTTAIMVTLIALLATIPYIALQLKALSSSFLLLQTSNKISGDIVALSATLIMALFAIFFGTRKVDVTEYRSGLMLAVAFESLIKLIALMAVAGLAVYSLFNLPESYANQVDEPLWTHWADFDFFSFNFIGQSLMAAAAIICLPRQFHVTVVDNQDKRHLFTARWAFPLYLLLTAAMIFPIATAAIHPEIGRSFSPDSFVLALPMLHYNAFLTTFVFIGGLSAATAMIVVATLTLSTMISNDVVLPLILRRKFKRNLITTSYRSRILLVRRFAIAGILTLAYFYQHWFGHGSALASMGLVAFSLVTQLLPAIVGGLYWRKGHAYGVYAGLLAGFICWVLFLMLPILDAGNTLNNELQQTLMTRGTLIALFANIGCYISFSLGAEERLIDKIQAAAFVNPKDQTILSKRLNKDVKATVYDFKILLQTFLGIQRSQQVLANYALAHHLSDNNAHPKPEFIAYCERALTGVLGASSAQALVHTVSSGKRMAFEEVVNFFDETTQALQFNQNLLFTSLENLSHGLSVVDKDLKLVAWNKRYSEMFNYPEGFLEVSQPVEDIIRYNAERGECGPGEIERHVDKRVRHLKNGTSHHFIRHRRNGQVYEMIGNPLPDGGFVTSFSDITTHINTQNALEEINIDLENRIEARTQEVQTINKDLQAQIDSRVQTEQALTLAKREAEKANDSKTRFLALASHDILQPLNAARLYLAAIDEKQLNSTNQNNLDKLGDSLDSTVHLMSALLEIAKLEQGAMAPTPRHFCIDDILQPLKSESSILLSVKGLSFKVLSNQQIVHSDITYLRRIIQNLLSNAIKYTQSGKVLIACRNRKHSLRIEVWDTGQGISEAEQAKIFNDFYRVEAGDNKGIGLGLGVVKRMADLLSLPLDVCSVPNKGSRFSIEVPYGDAKFVQHKNIANSVMENRAAINIVAVDDDPANLAAMASLLNKWQANYTLFDNVEQVLAHANEHSAPDVILMDYQLGNDCDGITLIKTLRDIWQHQVPAILITAVRDEELKQETKAANIHYLSKPIKPGKLKALLNHST, from the coding sequence ATGACTGCCGTACTAATTTTTGTTGCTTTGAGCTATATAGGAGTGCTGTTTTGGCTCGCAAGTTGGGGCGATAAAACCACGCCTTTGGCTAAGCGTATTAGTCATCATCCTTTTGTGTATGCATTTTCACTGGGCATTTATTGTACATCTTGGACCTACTACGGCTCGGTAGGAACTGCAGCCACAAGCAGTTGGAGTTTTTTGCCAATATTACTAGGCCCCGCATTATTATTTTTTTTCGGCCAAGGCTTTTTACGTAAATTAGTTTTAGTGAGTAAAAAGCAAAATATTACCACCATTGCCGACTTTATTTCTGCCCGTTATGGCAAGCGCCAAACCACCGCTATTATGGTGACTTTAATCGCGCTATTAGCGACTATTCCGTATATTGCGCTGCAATTAAAAGCGCTCAGTTCGAGCTTTTTACTGCTACAAACAAGTAATAAAATATCTGGAGATATAGTCGCCCTGTCGGCAACCTTAATTATGGCGTTATTTGCGATATTTTTTGGCACTCGAAAAGTTGATGTCACTGAATATCGTTCAGGGCTAATGCTTGCTGTAGCGTTTGAATCTCTCATAAAATTAATTGCACTCATGGCGGTGGCTGGGCTGGCTGTGTATTCTTTATTTAACTTACCTGAGTCTTATGCTAATCAAGTAGACGAGCCTTTGTGGACACACTGGGCCGACTTTGACTTTTTTAGTTTTAACTTTATTGGCCAGTCATTAATGGCTGCGGCGGCTATTATTTGCCTACCGCGTCAGTTTCATGTGACCGTGGTCGACAATCAAGACAAGCGTCATTTATTTACCGCGCGCTGGGCGTTTCCACTGTACTTATTACTTACCGCAGCAATGATTTTTCCAATAGCAACTGCCGCTATTCACCCAGAAATAGGCCGTAGCTTTTCACCCGACAGCTTTGTTTTAGCCCTGCCAATGCTGCACTATAATGCCTTTTTAACCACCTTCGTTTTTATTGGTGGCTTGTCGGCTGCCACTGCTATGATAGTGGTAGCAACACTCACTTTAAGTACTATGATTTCAAACGATGTAGTACTGCCCCTAATACTGCGTCGCAAATTTAAACGCAACTTAATAACCACCAGCTATAGATCGAGAATACTATTAGTACGACGCTTTGCTATTGCCGGTATTTTAACCTTGGCTTATTTTTATCAGCATTGGTTTGGTCACGGAAGTGCATTAGCGAGCATGGGCTTGGTGGCATTTTCGTTAGTAACCCAATTATTACCCGCTATTGTAGGTGGTTTATATTGGCGAAAAGGCCATGCTTATGGCGTTTATGCGGGCTTACTTGCAGGCTTTATATGCTGGGTGCTGTTTTTAATGCTGCCTATTTTAGATGCTGGCAACACGCTAAATAACGAGCTACAACAAACCCTTATGACCCGCGGCACGCTGATTGCGTTATTTGCTAACATAGGTTGTTATATTAGCTTTTCGTTAGGGGCTGAGGAGCGATTAATTGATAAAATTCAGGCTGCTGCATTTGTTAACCCAAAAGATCAGACTATTTTATCAAAGCGTTTAAATAAAGATGTTAAAGCCACGGTATACGACTTTAAAATACTGCTACAGACCTTTTTAGGTATTCAGCGCAGCCAGCAAGTATTAGCCAATTATGCCCTAGCCCATCATTTAAGTGACAACAACGCGCACCCCAAACCTGAGTTTATTGCTTATTGCGAACGTGCGTTAACCGGTGTACTTGGTGCATCGTCGGCTCAGGCATTAGTGCACACTGTATCGTCTGGTAAGCGCATGGCATTTGAAGAAGTGGTTAACTTTTTTGATGAAACCACCCAAGCACTGCAATTTAACCAAAACTTATTGTTTACCTCGCTTGAAAACTTAAGCCATGGTCTTTCTGTGGTCGACAAAGATTTAAAACTTGTTGCTTGGAATAAACGCTATAGCGAAATGTTTAATTACCCTGAAGGCTTTTTAGAAGTGAGCCAACCGGTAGAAGACATAATACGTTATAACGCAGAGCGTGGTGAATGTGGTCCAGGCGAAATAGAACGCCATGTAGATAAGCGGGTTCGTCATTTAAAAAATGGCACCTCGCATCATTTTATTCGCCACCGCCGCAACGGCCAAGTGTACGAAATGATAGGTAACCCTTTGCCTGATGGCGGCTTTGTTACCAGCTTTTCAGACATAACAACACATATTAATACTCAAAATGCGCTGGAAGAAATTAATATCGATTTAGAAAACCGCATTGAGGCGCGTACTCAAGAAGTACAAACCATTAATAAAGACCTTCAAGCGCAAATAGATAGCCGAGTCCAAACTGAGCAGGCGCTAACTTTAGCCAAACGTGAGGCCGAAAAAGCCAACGACAGTAAAACCCGCTTTTTAGCACTGGCGAGCCACGATATTTTACAGCCATTAAATGCCGCGCGCTTATACCTTGCCGCCATTGACGAAAAGCAGCTCAATAGCACTAATCAAAATAATCTTGATAAACTAGGAGACAGCCTAGACTCTACCGTGCATTTAATGTCGGCTCTGCTCGAAATAGCCAAGTTAGAACAAGGCGCAATGGCGCCTACACCACGCCACTTTTGTATTGACGATATTTTGCAACCGCTTAAAAGCGAGTCGAGTATTTTACTCAGTGTAAAAGGGTTATCGTTCAAAGTGCTTTCTAACCAACAAATAGTGCACAGCGATATTACTTATTTACGACGCATTATCCAAAACCTGCTCTCTAATGCAATTAAGTACACACAAAGCGGTAAAGTTTTAATTGCCTGTAGAAACCGTAAACATAGCCTGCGCATAGAAGTATGGGATACAGGACAAGGGATCAGTGAAGCAGAGCAAGCTAAAATTTTTAATGACTTCTACCGGGTTGAGGCTGGCGACAATAAAGGCATAGGCTTAGGTCTAGGAGTAGTAAAAAGAATGGCTGACTTACTCAGCTTACCGCTTGATGTATGCTCAGTGCCTAATAAAGGCAGCCGCTTTAGTATTGAAGTACCTTATGGTGATGCAAAATTTGTACAGCATAAAAATATTGCTAATAGTGTAATGGAAAACCGCGCCGCCATTAATATTGTTGCCGTTGACGACGATCCTGCCAATCTAGCTGCCATGGCAAGCTTACTCAACAAATGGCAAGCCAATTACACCTTATTTGATAACGTTGAACAGGTGCTTGCGCACGCTAATGAGCACAGCGCACCCGATGTGATTTTAATGGATTACCAGTTAGGTAATGATTGCGACGGCATAACACTTATAAAAACCCTGAGAGATATTTGGCAACACCAAGTCCCTGCTATCTTAATAACAGCGGTGCGCGATGAAGAGCTTAAACAGGAAACTAAAGCGGCTAATATTCATTATCTAAGTAAGCCTATTAAACCGGGCAAACTAAAAGCGCTGCTAAATCACAGTACTTAA